From a region of the Trichoderma atroviride chromosome 6, complete sequence genome:
- a CDS encoding uncharacterized protein (EggNog:ENOG41~TransMembrane:1 (o356-378i)), which translates to MQSSLPGTSSALLTDIVIMTSHESSLLQARGGAHAHAHSAYKHRHTHGHGHDHLHHQYPHDAVSGPRPGDDKLDTDQNLDLKKRANVPAADEKSTDGTTPTATSLVTEVIQTVSLVQIVDTQGSPLSTLTQFAVPNTVVINKDTGKTISASNPDPTPAPAAPGSGPDLSKGVSSSPATSSQSTASHIPSISASSPASLSSPALSSSSPAAPPPASSPAPSPAPSPAPSPAPSMGIGHHNGTIIHHSSSHSSAANSGFYAESVNATTTSATHSSATSLKHSSTSLTRTTSGSFSFEPTSFTEAVASTVSSFEPQATAGGFGGFGGGATPSIVDSTQPSSSASSNSTASALSPQQKQVIGGVLGGVAGAAFFLVLVLVALRWKRRQNNAAQAASQAASESRELPPTSGAPSGAPNGGGGSDGGSAMAERYGAAALTAAFTGLAPKRSSASVNSSETGERGFYRVSGRKLPSVLQVGGDGYSDPRSSFMSGTSDYYRGSQAFDPFGGPGTRLQLGAPMRPDSGVPIVRSSPARPVVAEENPFADPPTSPPW; encoded by the exons ATGCAATCGTCATTGCCGGGCACATCATCAGCATTGCTCACCGACATCGTCATAATGACTAGCCACGAGTCTTCACTCCTTCAGGCCCGTGGTGGCGCTCATGCCCACGCTCATTCTGCATACAAACATCGACACACACAcggtcatggccatgaccaTCTGCACCATCAATATCCCCATGACGCCGTCTCTGGCCCCCGGCCCGGCGACGACAAGCTCGACACCGACCAAAACCTGGATCTCAAGAAACGGGCCAATGTGCCCGCCGCAGACGAAAAGTCAACCGATGGGACAACTCCCACCGCAACGTCCCTCGTTACCGAGGTCATCCAGACCGTTTCGCTCGTTCAGATCGTGGACACCCAAGGATCGCCGCTCTCCACGTTGACTCAGTTCGCTGTACCCAATACCGTTGTTATCAACAAGGACACGGGCAAGACCATATCTGCTTCGAATCCGGATCCTACTCCAGCTCCGGCTGCGCCAGGTTCCGGCCCAGATCTCAGCAAAGGAGTCTCATCATCGCCTGCCACTAGCTCGCAATCAACGGCTTCTCATATCCCGTCAATATCTGCTTCCTCTCCGGCGTCCCTCTCGTCACCCgctctttcttcatcatcacctgCGGCCCCTCCACCGGCATCTTCGCCAGCGCCTTCACCAGCACCTTCACCAGCGCCTTCGCCGGCCCCTTCAATGGGAATAGGTCACCATAATGGAACAATCA TCCATCATTCTAGTAGCCATTCCAGTGCAGCCAATTCTGGGTTTTATGCAGAATCTGTAAATGCCACCACCACATCAGCAACGCACTCTTCGGCAACATCTTTAAAACACTCTTCCACTTCGCTTACAAGAACAACCTCGGggtctttttcttttgagcCTACGTCCTTTACAGAAGCAGTAGCCTCAACCGTGTCGTCTTTTGAGCCACAAGCCACTGCTGGCGGATTCGGCGGATTCGGCGGAGGTGCTACTCCGTCTATAGTAGATAGTACGCAACCTTCCTCCTCGGCGTCTTCAAACTCAACTGCGAGCGCACTCTCCCCTCAACAAAAGCAAGTCATTGGAGGAGTACTTGGAGGCGTTGCCGGCGCCGCTTTCTTCCTTGTTTTGGTCCTGGTAGCTCTGAGGTGGAAGAGGCGTCAAAATAACGCGGCTCAGGCTGCCAGTCAAGCTGCCTCGGAGTCTCGTGAATTGCCTCCAACCTCCGGCGCTCCCAGTGGAGCTCCCAATGGCGGAGGCGGAAGCGACGGCGGAAGCGCCATGGCAGAAAGATACGGCGCTGCCGCCCTGACTGCGGCCTTCACTGGCTTGGCACCTAAGAGGAGTTCTGCTTCTGTGAATTCTTCGGAGACGGGAGAAAGAGGTTTCTACCGCGTGTCTGGCAGAAAGCTGCCTTCAGTATTGCAGGTAGGGGGTGATGGGTACTCGGATCCTCGCTCGAGTTTCATGAGTGGCACCTCCGACTACTATCGAGGTTCGCAAGCTTTTGACCCCTTCGGAGGACCAGGAACCCGGTTACAGCTAGGAGCTCCCATGCGTCCCGATAGCGGCGTGCCGATTGTACGATCCAGCCCGGCTCGCCCTGTGGTTGCAGAAGAGAATCCTTTCGCGGACCCTCCGACGTCTCCCCCCTGGTGA
- a CDS encoding uncharacterized protein (EggNog:ENOG41), with amino-acid sequence MASPPPLPPRDSSQLPPPPPYSEVVESQGSLNSDREKRSRPSILDSKVPRPSSSQSLAPSRSDSDGRRTLLLVYIHGFYGNDQSFQSFPAHVHNVLREALSETHAVYSKVYPRYKTYKSIEVASENFSAWLEPHESPTTDVILIGHSMGGLLAAEVILTPNRISSSRQPLRHRILGSLSLDSPFLGLHPGIVASGISSLFHPSPTPSSQDAASSPPADLGPSSPASISDIQNGPRDPNFDPPYFNDSPFREQPFLARMLNFGSKHWSEGIFSALGNHVAAHLEFGGCLADYPGLKSRYSQLRALEDVDDFQALTSTSSNSSRNRVRFLNYYTLSPGRPKRPATAKGSRDTSQVDLSAEPAPEIKIEDEINDKLVNAIISAKLEDEEKNQVDASLSKVETPVQNNDDDLNETATTPLGAKEDGSLSNDDSIAKQEELKEQSIDMNRLSMQSMQSMQNIDPIPIDEAEHNPTQQESEKPAPIISDIPPSCPSAEDKANEKNESEINPSENNLPLPNMDLPPIPDLPNPPDQPDLSQYTDKDSRKQAEKEFSRRQKAYEQAAKDRNKALREREKLLEKLHKKAQKEAQRDADRLEKDTKKQQQKSEQDKRRLEKEEEKASKAEKKRLEKEATKQQLADETKTSSAAAAPSTSSLTASVVASPCAETQAETPGGKPKKLGKFCTTPSKTNGAMDPTWVSVFMDGMDEVTAHCGLFFPGPHYDRLVGDVSGRIVSWVQDDLSVRAVLEMGPD; translated from the exons ATGGCATCgccgcctcctttgcctccaAGGGATTCTTCCCAGCTGCCCCCGCCGCCTCCTTACTCCGAAGTGGTAGAGTCCCAAGGCTCGCTGAACTCGGATCGGGAGAAGCGCTCACGCCCGTCGATTCTAGACTCAAAAGTCCCTCGTCCCTCATCATCGCAGTCTCTGGCACCATCAAGGTCCGACTCAGACGGCAGACGGACTCTTCTCTTGGTCTACATCCACGGATTCTACGGCAATGACCAGTCGTTCCAGTCGTTCCCCGCGCATGTCCACAACGTGCTACGTGAGGCCTTGTCGGAAACCCACGCCGTGTACTCCAAAGTCTACCCTAGATACAAAACGTATAAATCAATCGAGGTCGCCAGCGAGAATTTCAGTGCTTGGCTAGAGCCTCACGAGTCGCCCACAACCGATGTCATCCTCATTGGCCACTCCATGGGAGGCCTATTGGCTGCCGAGGTTATTCTCACG CCCAATCGGATCTCTTCCAGCCGACAGCCCTTGAGGCATCGCATTCTAGGATCTCTGTCCTTGGATTCGCCATTTCTGGGACTTCATCCAGGAATTGTAGCCTCAGGAATATCAAGCCTCTTCCATCCGTCCCCAACTCCCTCAAGCCAGGACGCCGCctcatctcctccagctGACCTGGGGCCCTCATCTCCCGCGTCAATCAGTGATATACAAAATGGACCGAGAGATCCCAACTTCGACCCCCCATACTTCAATGACAGCCCATTTCGAGAGCAGCCTTTCCTCGCCCGTATGCTCAATTTCGGCTCCAAACATTGGTCCGAAGGCATCTTCAGTGCTCTAGGTAATCACGTCGCTGCCCACCTGGAATTCGGCGGATGCCTGGCAGACTATCCTGGGCTCAAATCCCGATACAGCCAGCTCCGTGCTCTCgaagatgttgatgattTCCAAGCCTTGACTAGTACCTCGTCCAACAGCTCGCGCAATCGCGTTCGCTTTCTCAACTACTACACGCTGTCTCCTGGCCGCCCTAAACGGCCAGCGACAGCAAAGGGCAGTCGAGATACGAGTCAGGTCGATCTCTCGGCAGAACCTGCACCTGAGATCAAGATTGAGGACGAGATAAACGATAAGCTGGTTAACGCAATCATTTCGGCAAAgttggaagacgaagaaaaaaaccagGTTGATGCCAGTCTTTCTAAAGTCGAAACTCCTGTTCAAAacaatgatgatgacttgAATGAAACAGCAACGACTCCTTTGGGGGCAAAAGAGGATGGAAGTCTCAGCAATGACGATTCAATTGCTAAACAAGAAGAGTTAAAAGAGCAGTCTATCGATATGAACCGGCTATCTATGCAATCCATGCAATCCATGCAGAATATTGATCCCATTCCCATCGATGAAGCCGAACACAACCCTACCCAGCAAGAATCAGAAAAACCTGCACCCATTATCTCAGATATCCCGCCATCATGCCCTTCCGCCGAAGACAAAGCCAATGAAAAGAATGAGAGCGAGATCAATCCATCAGAAAACAATCTCCCTCTACCAAACATGGATCTCCCCCCGATCCCCGACCTCCCCAACCCCCCAGACCAGCCCGACCTCTCCCAATACACAGACAAAGACTCCCGCAAACAAGCAGAAAAGGAAttcagccgccgccagaaaGCCTACGAGCAAGCCGCCAAAGACCGCAACAAGGCCCTTCGCGAGCGCGAAAAGCTTCTAGAAAAGCTCCACAAGAAGGCCCAGAAAGAAGCCCAAAGGGATGCAGATAGGCTAGAAAAGGacaccaagaagcagcagcagaaatccgaacaagacaagagacgcctcgaaaaggaagaagaaaaagcctcaaaggcagagaagaagcgactCGAAAAGGAGGCAACGAAACAGCAGCTCGCAGACGAAACCAAAACTAGTAGCGCCGCGGCAGCACCGTCGACATCCTCCCTAACCGCGTCCGTCGTCGCCTCTCCTTGTGCTGAGACGCAAGCTGAAACGCCGGGCggcaagcccaagaagctcggCAAGTTTTGCACCACTCCGAGCAAGACGAACGGCGCCATGGACCCTACGTGGGTGAGCGTCTTCATGGATGGCATGGACGAGGTGACTGCCCATTGCGGGCTATTCTTCCCGGGGCCGCATTATGACAGGCTGGTGGGCGATGTGAGCGGTCGGATTGTGAGCTGGGTGCAGGATGATCTGTCTGTGAGGGCTGTACTTGAAATGGGGCCTGATTAA
- a CDS encoding uncharacterized protein (EggNog:ENOG41), which translates to MGGESILSGSGGARRVVEETTRKKENPMAMKKFSKILSRRLGRSGGDDHHRWDAGLQSGLDFHQLTSRRWRSGDDGLALNGENHSRIFTKEVPTYGAGRILADGSEDAGQLCDVCEAIDFPRLLDWKPGDARPWVSLAHCLRLKLPDEEELSRHRNGSTSEEEDLSEDERRRRRRREGNLCPWCVFFHSMITTVPEGDETGGADGRDDRALKTKYTPYLRIRLAFERLGGGEKHPLAKSVLFEVTTRNRSLPWGYIVRAAPAKEVDVHTDHSESQAGTETETRASRETASERGAELGMESVTEVEVKEELKEEVESKVKPRAIAAEAKVEEPIEEKQNGLATANGKAKRGEEAKVIWGREITPLLHPDLAKDWIDFCNDNHTTGPCAVKDRTLVKGLRLIDCEENKVVLAENVSTPTPNDKPQDAECQSITPSHNTSIMHQNVDYVTLSYVMGTYREDDDDNGNDDHLPRRLPKVVADAISTTKALGYRYLWVDRYCIPRRGDAQGAPERQRQLDLMGQIYGHSALTLVVAAGEGVRDGIAGISAPREEQLSIQTETDLFTTSLLRPDLEVASSKWASRAWTYQEGLLSRRRLIFTPSQVYFQCQALHCHESLSLPLKYAPGLNFGRVFPSSIDDVLQPNKIKNHIKAYLAKSISNTDDRLDAFRGLLHEYSARDKLPVENFLGLPLFHPDDFTKHKVVSQTDRLAIALGWMPSRPLPSSSISSSSATSSHDDLIYSPAIDPYSLIDTPNPFPSWSWLAWRLNQTTKSYNAPGHSFNFNLVDDASPLLDRVSAPLGMEISIGFSDGMVLSWEIDGDAIARKADKIEMLRLKTFCFDLTVKKAAAGLGAKYGFSLAEPVASTLGKSATDSIEAWIRRSSVTVLSASADDVPAGQEYSLIGVLVSGRHWKPESAAQQPHGHHHRSGAPKAAGPASTAMATVLICRRANWDPESRLVRLGVLNVAYDGLVPAADEADASIMKGIDARISEEKKDLKVKLRELDIY; encoded by the exons ATGGGGGGGGAGTCCATCTTGAGTGGGAGCGGCGGCGCGCGTCGAGTG gtggaagagaCAACccgaaagaaagaaaatccAATGGCAATGAAGAAATTTTCCAAGATCTTGTCGCGGCGGCTAGGGCGATCTGGTGGAGATGATCATCACCGCTGGGACGCGGGACTGCAGTCAGGGCTAGATTTCCACCAGCTTACATCGAGGCGGTGGCGgagcggcgatgatggcttgGCACTGAATGGCGAGAACCACAGCCGGATATTCACAAAAGAGGTTCCCACGTACGGCGCCGGCAGGATTTTGGCCGATGGGAGTGAGGATGCCGGACAGCTATGTGATGTTTGCGAGGCAATCGACTTTCCGAGGCTGCTGGATTGGAAGCCTGGGGATGCAAGACCATGGGTTTCTTTGGCACACTGCTTGAGGCTAAAACTACCGGACGAAGAGGAACTCAGCAGACATCGCAACGGATCGACATCGGAGGAAGAGGACCTCAGCGAGGACGagaggcggaggagaaggaggcggGAAGGGAACTTATGCCCCTGGTGTGTCTTCTTTCACTCCATGATCACCACTGTACCGGAAGGAGATGAAACCGGCGGCGCAGATGGAAGGGATGACAGAGCTTTGAAAACCAAATACACCCCGTATCTGCGCATTCGCCTGGCATTCGAGCGGCTGGGCGGTGGAGAGAAGCATCCGCTGGCAAAATCGGTGCTCTTCGAAGTGACGACTAGGAATCGGTCTCTTCCGTGGGGCTACATTGTCAGGGCTGCACCTGCCAAGGAGGTCGATGTTCACACAGACCATTCGGAATCACAGGCCGGGACTGAGACTGAGACGAGAGCAAGCAGAGAGACAGCATCGGAAAGGGGAGCAGAACTGGGCATGGAGTCAGTAACTGAAGTtgaagtaaaagaagagttgaaagaagaggtGGAGTCCAAGGTGAAGCCAAGGGCAATagctgcagaagcaaaagTGGAGGAGCCGATCGAAGAGAAGCAGAATGGTCTGGCCACAGCAAATGGAAAAGCCAAACGGGGagaggaggccaaggtcaTCTGGGGAAGAGAGATAACCCCGCTGCTCCATCCCGACCTCGCAAAGGACTGGATCGACTTCTGCAACGACAATCATACTACAGGGCCCTGTGCCGTCAAGGATCGGACCTTGGTAAAGGGATTGAGGCTGATTGACTGCGAAGAGAATAAAGTCGTTCTTGCGGAGAATGTATCCACACCGACTCCCAACGACAAACCCCAGGACGCCGAATGTCAGAGCATCACTCCCAGCCACAACACCAGCATCATGCATCAGAATGTGGATTATGTTACGCTCAGCTATGTAATGGGGACCTATcgcgaggatgacgatgataaCGGCAATGATGACCACCTGCCACGCAGACTTCCAAAGGTCGTTGCCGATGCCATTTCCACCACCAAGGCCCTCGGGTACCGCTATCTATGGGTGGATCGATACTGTATCCCAAGAAGGGGAGACGCACAGGGGGCGCCCGAACGCCAGCGACAGCTCGATCTCATGGGCCAGATATACGGCCATTCGGCACTAACTCTCGTTGTTGCCGCGGGAGAAGGGGTTCGCGATGGCATTGCCGGAATCAGCGCGCCACGCGAAGAGCAGCTTTCGATCCAGACCGAGACCGACCTTTTTACtacttctcttcttcgcccgGACCTCGAGGTGGCTTCATCGAAATGGGCGTCTCGCGCATGGACTTACCAGGAGGGTCTTTTGTCGCGACGACGGCTCATCTTTACGCCCTCACAGGTCTATTTTCAATGTCAGGCATTACACTGTCACGAaagcctctctcttccactAAAATATGCACCGGGCCTGAACTTTGGTCGCGTCTTTCCCTCTTCTATCGACGACGTTCTTCAGCCTAACAAGATCAAAAATCATATCAAGGCCTACCTCGCCAAGAGCATCAGCAACACCGACGACCGCCTGGACGCCTTCAGGGGCCTGCTCCACGAATATTCTGCGAGAGACAAGCTGCCAGTAGAGAACTTCCTCGGCCTACCGCTATTTCACCCGGACGACTTCACCAAACACAAGGTCGTCAGCCAAACGGACCGCCTCGCCATCGCCCTTGGCTGGATGCCCAGCCGCCCGCTCCCTTCCTCCTCcatatcttcctcctccgccacctcATCCCATGACGACCTCATCTATAGCCCCGCCATCGACCCTTACTCCCTCATCGATACCCCCAACCCGTTCCCCTCATGGTCTTGGCTCGCATGGCGCCTCAACCAGACGACAAAAAGCTACAACGCCCCCGGCCACTCATTCAATTTCAACCTTGTGGACGACGCTTCCCCGCTGCTTGACCGTGTATCTGCGCCGCTGGGTATGGAAATCTCCATCGGCTTCAGCGACGGCATGGTCCTCTCATGGGAGATTGACGGCGACGCCATCGCCCGTAAGGCCGACAAGATCGAGATGCTCCGCCTCAAGACCTTCTGCTTCGACCTCACCGTCAAgaaagccgccgccggcctggGTGCGAAATACGGCTTCTCTCTTGCCGAGCCCGTGGCCTCCACGTTGGGCAAATCTGCCACCGACTCCATTGAGGCCTGGATCCGGCGTTCGTCCGTCACTGTCTTGTCTGCCTCTGCGGACGACGTGCCGGCTGGCCAGGAGTACTCGCTCATCGGGGTGCTCGTGTCCGGGCGGCATTGGAAGCCTGagagcgcagcgcagcagccccatggccatcatcatcgctcGGGGGCTCCGAAGGCGGCGGGTCCCGCCTCTACAGCGATGGCTACGGTTTTAATATGCAGGCGCGCAAACTGGGATCCTGAAAGCCGCTTGGTTCGTCTTGGAGTGCTGAACGTAGCGTATGACGGCCTGGTGCCTGCAGcagacgaggctgatgcgTCGATTATGAAGGGGATTGACGCGAGGATCAgtgaggaaaagaaggatttAAAGGTGAAGCTGCGAGAGTTGGACATCTACTGA
- a CDS encoding uncharacterized protein (EggNog:ENOG41~TransMembrane:1 (o20-38i)): MGLLESIDAGLTGFVGQWNGYSTALVTLLIALVTYRITSSREPDVHPLLLARQAGASSVRNEGESAVYRNQAAPHSMPLNSGLDVKDPGASRWARGRNGDLRDVWRKATTGNDQGKKGKLFTVLGSENVIEHRLEDINRQINLIGHHIAEQGGIRVAIYLPNSIEFLVTLLACSFYPNLTTVLIPFDISNEELVSMMRRSAVDTVVTTPGSFPLDDITKAYPSLRQLIWVVDEGSAHLDWNEVPEGTGGSVNVATWQEIIRDAPADSSTELPPLDLEKVPMDVVTFWQTKAGTLEEMVRFTQANLVAGISSQIHGIPVKERLTPSDLFLPAESLAGIHTLVLTLAALYQNSSVAFNSVAGRSPDLVLATQGIAPTVIVASPDSLLRIHRESSAKLNTPLAKASHALSTRALTQEGVLPGSNLLSAFAAGAKPALGTDPSKLRVVYAAERVGGFTPYLSSQVLSDLRVFTGARVVYALTSARVAGAVAQTAYFDYRVEEGDNGHFGAPTTSIEIRLKDKGAFKTTDDKIEGEIYATGPSVAGGETGLGVVGRLRHDNTLAYAS, from the exons ATGGGTCTTCTCGAGAGCATCGACGCCGGCCTCACTGGCTTTGTGGGCCAGTGGAATGGCTACTCGACGGCGCTGGTGACGCTGCTCATTGCCCTCGTCACTTACCGCATCACGTCGTCGCGCGAGCCCGATGTGCacccgctgctgcttgccAGACAGGCGGGAGCCTCTTCGGTGCGCAATGAAGGCGAGAGCGCCGTCTACCGCAACCAGGCTGCTCCGCACAGCATGCCGCTGAACAGTGGGCTGGATGTCAAGGATCCTGGTGCTTCCCGATGGGCGAGGGGTCGAAACGGCGACCTTCGAGACGTTTGGCGCAAAGCGACGACTGGAAACGACCaggggaagaagggaaagctGTTTACTGTGCTCGGATCGGAGAATGTCATTGAGCATCGCCTAG AGGATATCAACCGACAGATCAACCTCATTGGACATCACATTGCAGAGCAAGGCGGCATCAGAGTTGCCATCTATCTGCCCAACTCGATCGAATTTCTCGTGACTCTGCTGGCCTGCAGCTTCTACCCGAACCTGACTACCGTTCTGATTCCCTTCGACATCTCCAATGAAGAGCTCGTTTCCATGATGAGACGATCTGCCGTTGATACGGTTGTGACTACACCCGGATCTTTCCCTCTTGATGATATCACCAAGGCCTACCCATCGCTGAGACAGCTCATCTGGGTTGTGGATGAGGGAAGCGCACATCTCGACTGGAACGAGGTCCCCGAGGGCACGGGAGGCAGCGTCAACGTCGCTACGTGGCAAGAAATCATCCGGGATGCCCCTGCTGACTCTAGCACTGAACTGCCTCCTCTGGATCTGGAAAAGGTTCCCATGGATGTTGTGACTTTCTGGCAGACAAAGGCCGGAACGCTGGAGGAAATGGTGCGCTTTACGCAGGCCAACCTGGTCGCTGGTATCTCTTCTCAGATTCACGGTATCCCTGTAAAGGAGAGACTGACTCCATCTGACTTGTTTCTTCCCGCTGAGTCTTTGGCCGGTATTCATACCCTTGTCCTTACCTTGGCTGCGCTTTACCAGAATTCTTCTGTTGCTTTCAATTCGGTTGCTGGACGGTCGCCAGATTTGGTTCTGGCTACTCAGGGTATCGCTCCGACGGTAATTGTTGCCAGCCCCGACAGCTTGCTCAGAATTCACCGAGAATCCTCTGCCAAGCTCAACACTCCTCTCGCTAAAGCCTCTCATGCTCTTTCCACTCGTGCCCTTACGCAAGAGGGCGTGCTTCCCGGCTCCAACCTGCTGTCTGCATTCGCTGCTGGAGCGAAACCGGCCCTCGGCACCGACCCAAGCAAGCTGCGTGTTGTATACGCCGCAGAGCGCGTTGGGGGATTTACCCCGTATCTTTCCTCTCAGGTTCTGTCTGATCTGCGTGTCTTCACCGGCGCTCGAGTTGTCTACGCATTGACAAGCGCTCGGGTGGCAGGCGCTGTTGCGCAGACGGCCTATTTCGACTATAGAGTTGAGGAGGGCGACAACGGCCACTTTGGtgcgccgacgacgagcatTGAGATCCGTTTGAAGGACAAGGGAGCATTCAAAACGACGGATGACAAGATTGAGGGAGAG ATTTATGCGACGGGACCCAGCGTTGCTGGCGGCGAGACTGGCCTCGGCGTTGTTGGAAGGCTTAGACATGACAACACCCTTGCCTATGCGTCTTAG